In one Saccharibacillus brassicae genomic region, the following are encoded:
- a CDS encoding SRPBCC domain-containing protein → MKRSSLSLALRILSLLLGVVGVLLIIRSTELGLAQADSLTDGEQYDSGTRFWLVQQSGIAAYRTLGAILAGVGLFHALRPLSRLEMQRISTSSEQEDELTGIKQTLLPGAAKDSDTFAPRAAGSEGPRIDTAARIVNASPQTIYWAFVDPDVLVRWLPPAGMRGRIERFEPQTGGAYRMTLTSADASGSFEGKSSPDTDIVEGRFTELVPGQKIVQTATFDSPDPSFAGEMVMTWELEPVGEKTKVTVLCEHVPAGIRQSEHEQALSSTLANLERVIG, encoded by the coding sequence ATGAAAAGATCCTCATTGTCCCTCGCACTCCGTATTCTGTCGCTGCTGCTCGGCGTAGTCGGAGTGCTGCTTATTATCCGTAGTACGGAACTTGGGCTGGCCCAGGCGGATTCGCTGACAGACGGCGAACAATACGACTCCGGCACCCGATTCTGGCTGGTGCAGCAGAGCGGGATCGCCGCTTATCGGACGCTTGGCGCGATTCTGGCCGGAGTCGGCCTGTTCCATGCGCTGCGTCCGCTCAGCCGGCTGGAAATGCAGCGGATCAGCACCTCGTCGGAGCAGGAAGACGAGCTGACCGGCATCAAGCAAACGCTGCTGCCGGGAGCGGCCAAAGATTCGGACACGTTCGCACCGCGTGCGGCCGGGTCCGAAGGGCCGAGAATCGATACGGCCGCCCGCATCGTCAACGCGTCTCCGCAAACGATCTATTGGGCGTTCGTCGATCCCGACGTGCTCGTGCGCTGGCTGCCTCCCGCAGGAATGCGCGGGCGGATCGAGCGCTTCGAACCGCAGACGGGCGGCGCATACCGCATGACGCTGACGTCTGCCGACGCTTCCGGTTCGTTCGAAGGCAAATCGTCGCCGGACACGGACATCGTCGAAGGCCGCTTCACGGAACTGGTGCCGGGACAGAAGATCGTGCAGACGGCGACGTTCGATTCGCCCGATCCTTCTTTTGCCGGAGAAATGGTCATGACGTGGGAACTGGAACCGGTCGGGGAAAAAACGAAAGTGACTGTCCTCTGCGAACACGTCCCGGCCGGCATCCGGCAGAGCGAACACGAACAGGCGCTGTCGTCGACGCTTGCGAATCTGGAGCGTGTGATCGGATAA
- a CDS encoding GrpB family protein has translation MQQPVIVVPYDENWPHRFQEIAGRLRQSLGDRALRIDHIGSTAVPGLDAKPVIDIQISVPALEPMIYAQALESAGYVHRADNPDLTKRYFREQAGQPRTHIHVREAGSWSEQTALLLRDFLREHESYRKLYAAEKHALARRYARPDQRQLYVDGKDPVIWRILYAASGWSHATGWKPQRPGDDDRDRQAPSSGDTR, from the coding sequence ATGCAGCAACCTGTTATCGTCGTCCCTTACGACGAGAATTGGCCTCACCGGTTCCAAGAAATCGCCGGAAGGCTCCGTCAATCGCTTGGCGACCGGGCGCTGCGGATCGACCATATCGGCTCGACGGCGGTCCCCGGGCTCGACGCCAAGCCGGTGATCGATATCCAGATTTCGGTGCCGGCGCTTGAACCGATGATCTATGCGCAGGCGCTCGAATCGGCCGGATACGTTCACCGCGCAGACAATCCCGATCTGACCAAACGTTATTTTCGCGAACAAGCCGGACAGCCGCGGACGCATATCCATGTGCGCGAAGCGGGCAGTTGGTCCGAGCAGACGGCGCTGCTGCTGCGCGATTTTCTCAGGGAGCACGAATCCTATCGCAAGCTGTATGCCGCGGAAAAGCATGCGCTGGCCCGCCGGTATGCCCGACCGGATCAGCGGCAGCTGTACGTGGACGGCAAAGATCCGGTGATCTGGCGCATCCTGTACGCAGCGAGCGGGTGGAGTCATGCAACCGGCTGGAAGCCGCAGCGTCCCGGCGACGACGATCGGGATCGGCAGGCGCCGTCGTCGGGCGATACGCGCTGA
- a CDS encoding NAD(P)-dependent alcohol dehydrogenase, with protein sequence MTQAQIPAMMKAAVMHELRQITIEEVPVPEIGPNEVLIRVMAVGICGSDLHYYDHGRIGSYVVDGPFVLGHECAGEIAAVGAEVAKFKVGDRVAIEPGVTCGTCEMCKAGRYNLCPKVEFLATPPYDGAFVQYLKMRADFVFPIPDHLSYEEAALVEPFSVGIHAASRSKLQPGSSLAIMGMGPVGLMAVAAAKAYGASTIIATDLEPLRLEAARKMGATHVINVLEQDVVGAIKSITGGAGVDTAWETAGNPQALQSALSSLRRGGKMAIVGLPAQADIPLNIPFIADNEVDIYGIFRYANTYPKGIEFLSSGQIDASVLVTDKFPLAQTYEALERALNYKSECLKVVVYPNGLL encoded by the coding sequence ATGACCCAAGCGCAAATTCCAGCCATGATGAAAGCCGCCGTTATGCACGAATTGAGACAGATCACGATCGAGGAAGTTCCGGTACCGGAGATCGGGCCGAACGAAGTGCTGATCCGGGTAATGGCCGTCGGCATCTGCGGGTCCGATCTGCATTATTACGACCACGGCCGTATCGGCAGTTATGTCGTTGACGGACCTTTCGTGCTGGGGCACGAATGCGCCGGCGAGATCGCCGCCGTCGGTGCCGAAGTCGCGAAGTTCAAGGTCGGCGACCGCGTCGCGATCGAGCCGGGCGTCACCTGCGGCACGTGCGAGATGTGCAAGGCGGGACGGTATAATCTGTGCCCGAAGGTCGAGTTTCTGGCGACGCCGCCGTATGACGGAGCGTTCGTGCAGTATCTCAAGATGCGCGCGGACTTCGTGTTCCCGATTCCGGATCATCTGTCGTACGAGGAAGCGGCGCTGGTCGAGCCTTTCTCGGTCGGCATCCATGCGGCGTCCCGCTCGAAGCTGCAGCCCGGTTCGAGCCTCGCGATCATGGGCATGGGCCCGGTCGGCCTCATGGCCGTCGCGGCGGCCAAAGCTTACGGCGCGTCGACGATCATCGCGACCGATCTGGAGCCGCTGCGGCTGGAAGCCGCGCGGAAGATGGGGGCGACGCACGTCATCAACGTGCTGGAGCAGGACGTGGTCGGGGCGATCAAGTCGATTACCGGCGGAGCGGGCGTCGATACGGCGTGGGAGACGGCGGGCAATCCCCAAGCGCTCCAATCCGCTCTTAGCAGTCTGCGGCGCGGCGGCAAGATGGCGATCGTCGGCCTGCCGGCGCAGGCGGACATTCCGCTGAATATTCCGTTTATCGCCGACAACGAAGTCGATATTTACGGCATTTTCCGTTATGCCAACACGTATCCGAAAGGCATCGAATTCCTGTCTTCCGGGCAGATCGACGCGTCCGTGCTGGTCACGGACAAGTTCCCGCTTGCGCAGACGTACGAAGCGCTGGAACGGGCGTTGAATTACAAAAGCGAATGTCTCAAAGTGGTCGTGTATCCGAACGGATTACTCTGA
- a CDS encoding alpha/beta hydrolase family protein produces MRGFALAGAAVVLVLLVTALVCKKERYRLLRRFAYVGIGLALAGTVGLLYAFPAVKLPEPQGDYPVGTQALYLVDTDRTETFDGPVQGHRALMVQVWYPAQAGTGTPAAWIPYPRILPHMAAQYGLPEFTFDYLEQVSAHADPQADVSSAQPTYPLIVGNPGNASSRFFHTSQAEYLAARGYIVAVIDHTYTTFATEFPDGKITTAAADSLFSPDDDYRTVSLQRDRLGRLLTDDVAFVLDQFEQMQSGQIPSNLQSKLDLGHIGIFGHSIGGAAAYDASYDPRIAAGIDLDGGLYRLRERGELRKPFLFITSDSYFGKLQRVLEQRPYTDEEMERMGSTREWEEAAAQDKRLELKRMHEAVEAGGQALYIENTEHLNFTDAQFLSPLFARLGLTGKIAPQRADTVVNAYMLDFFDQHLKNKNGALMKKNDSRFPEVKFIRFP; encoded by the coding sequence ATGAGAGGATTTGCGTTGGCGGGAGCCGCGGTTGTGCTGGTCCTGCTGGTTACCGCGCTTGTCTGCAAAAAAGAACGGTACCGACTGCTGCGAAGATTCGCCTATGTCGGCATAGGGCTCGCGCTGGCTGGAACGGTCGGTCTGCTGTATGCTTTTCCCGCAGTCAAGCTGCCCGAGCCGCAAGGCGATTATCCGGTAGGCACGCAGGCGCTGTATCTTGTGGATACGGACCGAACAGAAACGTTCGACGGACCCGTTCAAGGGCACCGGGCTTTGATGGTTCAGGTGTGGTATCCGGCTCAAGCCGGCACCGGCACACCCGCCGCCTGGATTCCGTACCCCCGGATTCTGCCGCATATGGCTGCGCAGTACGGACTGCCCGAATTTACTTTTGACTATTTGGAGCAGGTGTCCGCCCATGCCGATCCGCAGGCTGACGTGTCTTCGGCGCAGCCGACCTATCCGCTGATTGTTGGCAATCCCGGCAACGCTTCGTCGAGGTTCTTCCATACGTCGCAGGCCGAATACCTCGCGGCTCGCGGGTATATCGTAGCCGTGATCGACCATACCTATACTACTTTCGCCACCGAATTTCCGGACGGAAAGATTACAACCGCCGCAGCCGACAGCCTGTTCTCGCCCGACGACGATTATCGCACAGTAAGCCTGCAGCGCGATCGGCTGGGCCGCCTATTGACCGACGATGTCGCGTTTGTACTGGACCAGTTCGAACAGATGCAGTCCGGGCAGATCCCGAGCAACCTGCAAAGCAAATTGGATCTCGGCCATATCGGGATATTCGGTCATTCGATCGGCGGAGCCGCCGCTTATGACGCTTCGTACGATCCGCGAATCGCGGCCGGCATCGATCTGGACGGCGGGCTGTATCGCCTGCGCGAGCGGGGAGAGCTGCGGAAACCGTTCTTGTTTATTACGTCGGACAGCTATTTCGGGAAACTGCAGCGAGTGCTGGAACAGCGTCCCTACACGGATGAAGAAATGGAACGTATGGGTTCGACGCGGGAATGGGAAGAAGCCGCTGCGCAAGACAAGCGGCTGGAACTCAAGCGGATGCATGAAGCGGTGGAAGCGGGAGGACAAGCGCTTTATATTGAGAATACCGAACATCTGAACTTTACCGACGCCCAGTTCCTGTCTCCGCTGTTCGCCCGCTTGGGCCTCACCGGAAAAATAGCGCCTCAAAGAGCCGATACTGTGGTCAATGCCTACATGCTGGACTTTTTCGACCAACATCTCAAAAATAAAAACGGCGCTCTGATGAAAAAAAACGACAGCCGATTCCCGGAAGTGAAATTTATTCGCTTTCCTTGA
- a CDS encoding alpha-galactosidase, with protein MPIFHDSTAQTFHLQSAASSYVIQLVESAHPAHVYWGPRLSQETFEPRIHSIERASFSPNLSPEAMHVSLDTLPQEYPAYGSGDFREPAFEARYADGSTISRLAYESHEIVSGKPALEGLPATYVENDAEADTLHIRLRDELTGLSAVLSYTVFHEIDAITRSVRFANEGQDVIALGRALSVSVDFNHSEFEFLQLSGAWIRERHIHKRELVPGIHRIDSKRGSSSHNQNPFIALLAKDAGEDFGEVYGFSLVYSGGFLGQAEVDSFGSTRVQLGVQPFDFEWRLEAGETFQTPEAVMVRSSEGLGGMSRTYHKLYRTRLSRGEFRDKARPILVNNWEATYFDFNADKIKEIAAAGQDLGIELFVLDDGWFGKRDSDDSSLGDWFEDSRKLPDGLSKLASDITATGMEFGLWFEPEMVSPNSELYRNHPDWCLHVPNRSRTEARRQLILDLSRQDVCDYIVDSVSKVLESAPITYVKWDMNRNMTEIGSELLAPNRQRETAHRYMLGLYGVLERIVSRFPHILFESCSGGGGRFDPGMLYYMPQTWTSDDSDAVERLKIQYGTSIVYPASSMGAHVSAVPNHQVGRITPLEMRGHVAMSGNFGYELDLTQFTEEEKTEVKAQVQQYKELRGLIQFGDFYRIKSPFEGNDTAWAYVSEDRSQAFAAYFRVLGEPYAPLRRLKLKGLDPTKRYSVEGRLGQGESGSVYGGDELMHFGLSLPMLNGDFQSVLYVIKEV; from the coding sequence TTGCCTATTTTCCATGATTCCACAGCCCAAACGTTCCACCTGCAGTCCGCCGCGTCCAGCTACGTGATCCAGCTCGTGGAGTCCGCGCATCCCGCCCACGTGTACTGGGGACCGAGACTGTCCCAGGAAACGTTCGAGCCGCGCATCCATTCGATCGAGCGCGCTTCGTTCAGCCCGAACCTGAGCCCGGAAGCGATGCACGTCTCGCTCGACACGCTTCCGCAGGAATATCCGGCCTACGGCAGCGGCGATTTCCGCGAGCCGGCGTTCGAAGCCCGCTACGCGGACGGATCGACGATCAGCCGCCTGGCGTACGAGAGCCACGAGATCGTGTCCGGCAAGCCGGCGCTCGAAGGCCTGCCCGCCACGTACGTCGAGAACGACGCCGAAGCGGACACGCTGCATATCCGCCTGCGCGACGAGCTGACCGGACTCAGCGCCGTGCTGAGCTATACCGTGTTCCACGAGATCGACGCGATCACCCGCTCCGTGCGCTTCGCGAACGAAGGCCAAGACGTCATCGCTCTCGGCCGCGCGCTCAGCGTCAGCGTCGACTTCAACCACAGCGAATTCGAATTCCTGCAGCTTTCGGGCGCGTGGATTCGCGAACGCCATATCCACAAGCGCGAACTGGTTCCGGGTATCCACCGCATCGACAGCAAGCGCGGATCGAGCAGCCACAACCAGAACCCGTTTATCGCGCTGCTGGCCAAAGACGCGGGCGAAGACTTCGGCGAAGTGTACGGATTCAGCCTCGTGTACAGCGGCGGATTCCTCGGCCAGGCCGAAGTGGATTCGTTCGGCTCGACGCGCGTCCAGCTCGGCGTCCAGCCGTTCGATTTCGAATGGAGACTCGAAGCGGGCGAGACGTTCCAGACGCCGGAAGCGGTCATGGTCCGTTCGTCGGAAGGACTCGGCGGCATGTCGCGCACGTACCACAAGCTGTACCGCACCCGGCTCAGCCGCGGCGAGTTCCGCGACAAAGCGCGTCCGATTCTCGTCAACAACTGGGAAGCGACGTATTTCGATTTCAACGCGGATAAGATCAAGGAGATCGCGGCGGCCGGCCAGGACCTCGGCATCGAGCTGTTCGTGCTCGACGACGGCTGGTTCGGCAAGCGCGACAGCGACGACAGCTCGCTCGGCGACTGGTTCGAAGATTCCCGCAAGCTGCCGGACGGCTTGTCGAAGCTTGCGAGCGACATCACGGCGACGGGCATGGAATTCGGCCTCTGGTTCGAACCGGAGATGGTCTCGCCGAACAGCGAACTGTACCGCAATCACCCGGACTGGTGCCTGCACGTGCCGAACCGCAGCCGCACCGAAGCGCGCCGCCAGCTGATTCTCGACCTGTCGCGTCAGGACGTGTGCGATTATATCGTCGATTCCGTCTCGAAAGTGCTGGAATCCGCGCCGATCACCTACGTCAAATGGGACATGAACCGCAATATGACGGAGATCGGTTCCGAACTGTTGGCGCCGAACCGCCAGCGCGAGACGGCGCACCGCTACATGCTCGGTCTGTACGGCGTGCTGGAACGCATCGTGTCGCGCTTCCCGCATATCCTGTTCGAGAGCTGCTCCGGCGGCGGCGGACGTTTCGATCCGGGCATGCTCTATTACATGCCGCAGACGTGGACGAGCGACGACAGCGACGCGGTGGAGCGTCTCAAGATCCAATACGGCACGAGCATCGTCTATCCGGCGAGCAGCATGGGCGCGCACGTATCGGCCGTGCCGAACCATCAGGTCGGCCGTATCACGCCGCTTGAGATGCGCGGACACGTCGCGATGAGCGGCAACTTCGGCTACGAGCTGGATCTGACGCAGTTCACCGAAGAAGAGAAGACGGAAGTGAAAGCGCAGGTGCAGCAGTACAAAGAACTGCGCGGCCTGATCCAGTTCGGCGACTTCTACCGGATCAAAAGCCCGTTCGAAGGCAACGATACGGCGTGGGCTTACGTGTCGGAAGACCGCTCGCAGGCGTTCGCCGCCTACTTCCGCGTGCTGGGCGAACCGTATGCGCCGCTGCGCCGCCTGAAGCTCAAAGGACTCGACCCGACGAAGCGCTACAGCGTCGAAGGCCGCCTTGGCCAAGGCGAGAGCGGCAGCGTGTACGGAGGCGACGAACTGATGCACTTCGGACTGTCGCTGCCGATGCTGAACGGGGATTTCCAGAGCGTGCTGTACGTGATTAAGGAAGTGTAA
- a CDS encoding glyoxalase superfamily protein — protein sequence MELSGMVPILRIFDETKAREFYIGYLGFAVDWEHRFEAGLPLYMQVSRGPVRLHLSEHHGDSTPGSAVRIGVSDVMELHRELTAKPYRFLNPGVENRPWGGAELELVDPFGNRLVFHESG from the coding sequence ATGGAGTTGAGCGGGATGGTTCCGATTTTGCGCATCTTCGACGAGACGAAAGCCCGGGAATTTTATATCGGGTATCTGGGGTTCGCCGTCGATTGGGAGCATCGTTTCGAAGCGGGCCTGCCGCTGTACATGCAGGTGTCGAGAGGACCGGTGCGGCTGCATCTGTCCGAACATCACGGCGACTCCACGCCGGGCTCCGCGGTTCGGATCGGGGTGTCGGACGTGATGGAGCTGCACCGCGAACTGACGGCCAAGCCGTACCGTTTTCTCAATCCGGGCGTGGAAAACAGGCCGTGGGGCGGGGCGGAACTTGAGTTGGTCGATCCGTTCGGCAATCGCCTCGTGTTCCACGAGTCCGGTTGA